One Natronomonas moolapensis 8.8.11 genomic region harbors:
- a CDS encoding ABC transporter ATP-binding protein, protein MIEVRDLRKEYGGFVAVEGSTFGVDSGEVFGVIGPNGAGKTTTLKAISGLLEPTSGSVRIGGRRADSRETRRLLGFLPEESPLYEEMSPRSYLRFFADLYDVPRDAADRRINETLDRLELAHRDRALGDMSKGMKRKVAIARSLVNDPDVLIYDEPASGLDPLTTNYIIEFTKELAAEGRTVVFSAHNLYHVEEVCDRVAIMNEGRIVTKGPLAELRDRYGERRYHVFTTVEVPDATAEGDRYRRVVDDVEALEAVRADAIERGGRLDDVRTVEPSLEGLFLDVASSEDRSAPGPTEN, encoded by the coding sequence GTACCTTCGGCGTCGACAGCGGCGAGGTGTTCGGCGTCATCGGTCCGAACGGCGCCGGGAAGACCACGACGCTGAAGGCCATTTCGGGGCTGCTCGAGCCGACGAGCGGAAGCGTCAGAATCGGCGGGCGGCGAGCCGACAGCCGCGAGACGCGGCGCTTGCTCGGGTTCCTCCCCGAGGAGTCACCGCTGTACGAGGAGATGTCGCCGCGATCGTATCTCCGTTTCTTCGCCGACCTCTACGACGTGCCCCGCGACGCCGCCGACCGGCGGATCAACGAGACGCTGGATCGACTGGAGTTGGCCCACCGCGACCGCGCGCTGGGCGATATGTCGAAGGGGATGAAACGGAAGGTCGCGATCGCGAGATCGCTCGTCAACGATCCGGACGTGTTGATTTACGACGAACCGGCCTCCGGGCTGGATCCGCTGACGACGAACTACATCATCGAGTTCACAAAGGAACTCGCCGCGGAGGGGCGGACGGTCGTCTTCTCGGCGCACAACCTCTATCACGTCGAGGAAGTCTGCGACCGGGTCGCGATCATGAACGAGGGACGGATCGTCACGAAGGGACCGCTCGCGGAACTCAGAGACCGCTACGGCGAGCGGAGGTATCACGTGTTCACGACGGTCGAGGTGCCCGACGCAACGGCCGAGGGCGACCGCTACCGACGCGTCGTCGATGATGTGGAGGCGCTCGAAGCCGTTCGGGCGGACGCGATCGAACGGGGCGGGAGACTCGACGATGTCCGGACTGTCGAACCCAGCCTCGAGGGGCTCTTTTTGGACGTCGCGTCGTCGGAGGATCGAAGCGCGCCGGGACCGACGGAGAACTGA